In Bacillota bacterium, a genomic segment contains:
- a CDS encoding CPBP family intramembrane glutamic endopeptidase yields MALVFVTSAGLGGAAAELAGLSRRDAQLASAWLLQGTVGVVGYAGWRRLARGDPARGDPEGGGKGAPPPGTAAAWRWVRAGLAGVPFGVVLVGAQAAVNALVGAGAQAAGWGEVVRRLGVEEQQSLNALVLQAEGIRFFSLVVLLVLLAPVSEELFFRGYLYGLLRGPGGMKPFPGAAVSALAFAGLHAYVVHLPALWVVGVLLALWYERRRRLAAAIGAHVGANALTLALLLVGRIPAAS; encoded by the coding sequence GTGGCCCTGGTCTTTGTCACATCGGCCGGCCTGGGGGGCGCGGCCGCGGAGCTGGCCGGCCTATCCCGCCGGGACGCCCAGCTTGCGTCGGCTTGGCTGCTTCAGGGCACCGTGGGGGTCGTCGGCTACGCCGGCTGGCGCAGGCTAGCAAGGGGGGATCCAGCGAGGGGGGACCCAGAAGGAGGGGGCAAGGGCGCGCCCCCACCGGGCACGGCCGCCGCATGGCGGTGGGTTCGTGCAGGTCTTGCGGGAGTTCCCTTCGGCGTGGTGCTGGTGGGGGCCCAGGCGGCCGTCAACGCCCTGGTTGGGGCCGGTGCTCAGGCAGCGGGGTGGGGCGAGGTCGTCCGTCGCCTTGGCGTCGAGGAACAGCAGTCGCTCAACGCCCTGGTGCTGCAAGCGGAGGGCATCCGGTTCTTCAGCCTGGTGGTGTTGCTCGTGCTGCTGGCGCCGGTCAGCGAGGAACTGTTCTTCAGGGGCTACCTCTACGGGCTCTTGCGTGGCCCCGGCGGCATGAAGCCATTTCCGGGGGCTGCGGTGTCGGCGCTGGCGTTCGCCGGGCTGCACGCCTACGTGGTGCACCTCCCAGCGCTGTGGGTGGTGGGGGTGCTGCTCGCGCTCTGGTACGAACGCAGGCGGAGGCTGGCGGCGGCCATCGGGGCTCACGTCGGGGCCAACGCGCTGACGCTTGCGCTGCTGCTGGTGGGCAGGATACCGGCGGCTTCCTGA